A single genomic interval of Lathyrus oleraceus cultivar Zhongwan6 chromosome 7, CAAS_Psat_ZW6_1.0, whole genome shotgun sequence harbors:
- the LOC127101172 gene encoding uncharacterized protein LOC127101172 — MPTTTSFSQEAKTTRRMSSRQRPLHACGVSILTIGDIAIGKTQNINGPIGSTFRNIGNLAKFITPLIYTIQYQWLTILAFIDDRILAAENFTEKLFPPSRYVFDKIDEVVLTILSLPDKFDGAVNKNVPEIIHQVPYLERTLKILNSKMNSLVSTLRRESSCVDEKTIGVDTNFCSDNSRGMESGATEEYLDFPMDPSSVEGFPPIPEAENKSAVEGSCANNKKSSYKEVLLESSEKKVDNDECEDEGKEKKTEKCESDEKFQGYKSESKHEYDPLMDLFESAWLMSPRRR; from the exons ATGCCTACCACCACTTCTTTTTCCCAG GAGGCAAAAACAACAAGAAGAATGAGTTCAAGGCAACGTCCCTTGCATGCATGTGGAGTTTCAATCTTAACAATTGGTGACATTGCCATAGGAAAAACCCAAAATATCAATGGACCAATAGGTTCAACATTCAGAAACATTGGAAATTTGGCCAAATTTATCACACCTTTAATCTATACAATTCAATACCAGTGGCTAACGATCCTCGCCTTCATCGACGATCGCATCCTAGCCGCTGAAAACTTCACAGAGAAACTGTTTCCTCCTTCAAGGTACGTGTTCGACAAAATTGACGAAGTCGTGTTAACGATACTTTCTTTGCCAGATAAATTCGATGGAGCAGTGAACAAGAATGTGCCTGAAATAATCCACCAAGTTCCATATTTGGAAAGGACACTGAAAATTTTAAACTCGAAAATGAATAGTTTGGTTTCGACATTGAGGCGTGAAAGTTCATGCGTGGATGAGAAAACTATTGGTGTTGATACAAATTTCTGCAGTGATAATAGTAGAGGGATGGAATCGGGTGCGACTGAGGAGTATCTTGACTTTCCAATGGATCCATCAAGTGTGGAAGGTTTTCCTCCTATACCAGAGGCTGAAAATAAAAGTGCTGTGGAAGGGTCTTGTGCTAACAATAAGAAAAGTTCATACAAAGAAGTATTATTGGAAAGTAGTGAGAAGAAAGTAGATAATGATGAATGTGAAGATGaaggaaaagagaaaaaaactgaaaagtgtgaaagtgatGAGAAATTCCAAGGTTATAAAAGTGAAAGCAAACATGAATATGATCCACTTATGGATTTGTTTGAGTCCGCATGGCTAATGAGTCCTCGTCGCCGTTAA
- the LOC127101171 gene encoding U-box domain-containing protein 6, producing the protein MMDAAAEVEENIFVVSDAKLHGQMCKALSIVYCKVLSVFPSLEAARPRSKTGIQALCSLHVALEKAKNVLHHCSVCSKLYLAVTGDSVLLKFEKAKCALEDSLRRVEDIVPQSIGYQVQEIVNEFASVEFALDPLEKQVGDDLIALLQQGKKFDDDSESYELESFHQAATRLGITSSRAALAERRALKKVIDKARAEEDKRKESIVAYLLHLMRKYSKLFRNEFSDDNDSQGSGPCSPTVQGSNEDGVPVCHSQAFGRQLSKLSSFSFTPNNNMEPGQMALPPEELRCPISLHLMYDPVIIASGQTYERVCIEKWFSDGHNNCPKTQQNLPHLCLTPNYCVKGLVASWCEQNGIPIPEGPPESLDLNYWRLVISESESANSRSVNSVSSCKLQGVKVVPLEGSCISKEYGENEAESVSAQEEDTEQYLSFLKVLTEDNNWKRKYEVVEQLRLLLREDEEARILMGANGFVEALVQFLQSALHERNLMAQESGAMALFNLAVNNDRNKEIMLSAGVLSLLEEMISNTSSYGCATALYLNLSCLEEAKPMIGMSQAVRFLSQLLQSDYDIQYKHDSLHALYNLSTLPSNIPYLLSSGIVNGLQSLLVDQGDDCTWTEKCIAILINLATSQDGREEMVSTPGLISALASILDTDELEVQEQAVSCLLILCNRSEQCSDMVLQEGVIPALVSISVNGTPRGQEKAQKLLMLFRQQRRDESPVETHECPPESSDLSVPPAEMKPLCKSMTRRKTGKGFGFFWRSKSYSVYQC; encoded by the exons ATGATGGATGCTGCAGCTGAGGTTGAAGAAAATATATTTGTTGTTAGTGATGCCAAG TTACATGGGCAAATGTGCAAGGCTCTTTCTATAGTATATTGCAAAGTATTGTCAGTATTTCCTTCTTTAGAAGCAGCTAGGCCTAGGAGTAAAACCGGAATTCAGGCATTATGCTCATTGCATGTTGCCTTGGAGAAAGCCAAGAATGTTCTCCATCATTGCTCAGTGTGCAGTAAACTTTACCTG GCTGTAACTGGGGATTCCGTTCTCCTGAAATTTGAGAAGGCTAAATGTGCTCTTGAAGATAGTCTTAGGCGGGTGGAAGATATTGTTCCACAATCCATTGGATATCAG GTTCAGGAGATTGTGAATGAATTTGCAAGTGTGGAATTTGCACTTGACCCCTTAGAGAAGCAAGTTGGTGATGATCTAATTGCATTGCTCCAGCAGGGCAAGAAGTTTGACGACGATAGTGAAAGTTATGAGCTTGAATCTTTTCACCAGGCTGCTACTAGACTTGGAATCACATCTTCTAGAGCAGCTCTTGCTGAAAGAAGAGCTCTCAAGAAAGTTATAGACAAGGCTCGGGCTGAGGAAGACAAACGAAAGGAATCAATTGTTGCATATCTTTTGCATCTTATGAGGAAATACTCCAAGTTATTCAGAAATGAGTTTTCAGATGACAATGATTCTCAGGGTTCTGGTCCTTGTTCTCCCACTGTTCAGGGATCTAATGAGGATGGTGTTCCTGTTTGTCATAGTCAGGCTTTTGGCAGACAGCTTTCAAAACTTAGCTCCTTTAGTTTCACGCCAAATAATAATATGGAGCCAGGGCAGATGGCTCTACCACCTGAAGAGTTAAGGTGTCCAATATCTCTGCATCTTATGTATGATCCAGTTATTATTGCTTCGGGGCAAACATATGAAAGGGTTTGCATAGAGAAATGGTTCAGTGATGGGCACAACAACTGCCCAAAGACCCAACAGAATCTTCCACATCTTTGCTTGACTCCTAATTACTGTGTTAAGGGTCTTGTTGCTAGTTGGTGTGAACAAAATGGAATTCCTATTCCCGAAGGCCCTCCTGAGTCTCTTGATCTTAACTACTGGAGATTGGTAATATCAGAGTCAGAGTCTGCAAATTCAAGATCTGTAAATAGTGTCAGCTCTTGCAAGCTGCAGGGTGTCAAAGTGGTTCCTTTAGAAGGGAGTTGTATCTCAAAGGAATATGGGGAAAATGAAGCTGAAAGTGTATCTGCGCAAGAGGAAGACACTGAGCAGTATCTTAGTTTTCTGAAAGTCTTGACCGAGGACAACAATTGGAAGAGGAAATATGAAGTGGTAGAACAGTTGAGGCTGTTGCTGAGGGAGGATGAAGAAGCTAGGATTCTTATGGGGGCTAATGGGTTTGTTGAAGCACTTGTTCAGTTTTTACAATCGGCTTTACATGAAAGGAATTTGATGGCTCAGGAAAGCGGAGCAATGGCTCTCTTCAACCTAGCTGTGAATAATGACAG AAATAAGGAGATTATGTTATCAGCTGGAGTTTTATCTTTGTTGGAGGAAATGATTTCTAACACTAGTTCTTATGGTTGTGCAACTGCTCTATATCTGAATCTCTCTTGCCTCGAAGAAGCCAAACCTATGATTGGCATGAGCCAGGCTGTACGGTTCCTAAGCCAGCTCCTTCAATCTGACTATGACATTCAATACAAGCATGATTCTCTCCACGCTCTCTATAATCTTTCTACTTTGCCCTCCAATATTCCATACTTACTTTCATCTGGCATTGTTAATGGCCTACAATCCCTTCTTGTAGACCAGGGTGATGATTGTACATGGACAGAAAAATGCATAGCTATTTTGATAAATTTAGCTACTTCTCAAGATGGAAGGGAGGAAATGGTATCAACTCCTGGACTCATTAGTGCATTAGCTTCGATATTGGACACTGATGAGCTCGAAGTGCAGGAGCAAGCTGTCTCTTGCCTCCTAATTTTGTGCAATAGAAGTGAGCAGTGTTCCGATATGGTCTTGCAAGAAGGAGTTATACCTGCGCTGGTATCAATATCAGTGAATGGGACCCCAAGAGGACAAGAAAAAGCTCAGAAACTCCTGATGCTGTTCCGACAGCAGCGACGAGATGAATCACCTGTTGAGACTCACGAGTGTCCTCCTGAAAGTAGTGATTTGTCTGTGCCTCCTGCTGAAATGAAACCTTTATGTAAGTCGATGACTAGAAGAAAGACAGGGAAAGGTTTTGGCTTTTTCTGGAGAAGCAAGAGCTATTCCGTGTACCAGTGTTGA